Proteins from a genomic interval of Nocardioidaceae bacterium:
- a CDS encoding type II toxin-antitoxin system VapB family antitoxin, which translates to MSLNIKNPRVHELARQAARLRGTNQTAVIEEALELLLRQHGADPDEASAQRKIDAAHRIAAAYARPPMGEPAIVRVEDLYDDSGLPR; encoded by the coding sequence GTGAGCCTGAACATCAAGAACCCTCGCGTTCACGAGCTCGCGCGCCAGGCGGCACGCCTGCGCGGTACGAACCAGACGGCCGTGATCGAGGAGGCGCTCGAGCTGCTGCTCCGTCAGCACGGCGCCGACCCCGACGAGGCGAGCGCCCAGCGCAAGATCGATGCGGCGCACCGCATCGCAGCGGCGTACGCCCGCCCTCCGATGGGCGAGCCCGCCATCGTGCGCGTCGAGGACCTCTACGACGACAGTGGTCTCCCGCGGTGA
- a CDS encoding type II toxin-antitoxin system VapC family toxin: MIVDSSALMAILLGEPEGEACLQAASRHDCSMSTATWLEVGIVADHRSTDHGQRLDDLVDALEIAQVPVDARQARVARAAYRRFGRGTGSPARLNLGDCFAYALSVTAGEPLLYVGEDFDHTDVVRAGR, from the coding sequence GTGATCGTCGACTCCTCCGCGCTGATGGCGATCCTGTTGGGGGAGCCGGAGGGCGAGGCCTGCCTGCAGGCCGCCTCGCGTCACGACTGCTCCATGTCGACGGCCACGTGGCTCGAGGTCGGGATCGTCGCCGACCATCGATCGACGGACCACGGCCAACGGCTTGACGACCTCGTCGATGCCCTCGAGATCGCCCAGGTGCCGGTCGACGCACGTCAGGCACGCGTCGCGCGGGCCGCCTACCGGCGCTTCGGGCGTGGCACCGGGTCTCCGGCACGACTCAACCTCGGTGACTGCTTCGCGTACGCGTTGTCGGTGACCGCAGGTGAGCCGCTGCTGTACGTGGGCGAGGACTTCGATCACACCGACGTCGTCCGCGCCGGTCGCTGA
- a CDS encoding DUF4188 domain-containing protein: MSSTVTRRYRPAVDRVPAGVVAGMNRACLPAAEQDGVLFMTGMRIHRLRRVRHWAPVLRAMTRMLTSQAKDPDSGVLDTRTWVSGRVLMVMQHWRSAEELGAFASDPDHPHAAAMRDFNRRVAGSGDVGIWHETYAVSGEATEALYGNMPTFGLAKAYGSVDLGAAAGAVTARVHGSAGDRTLGQDA; the protein is encoded by the coding sequence ATGAGCAGCACAGTCACCCGTCGATACCGACCGGCAGTCGACCGTGTCCCCGCAGGCGTCGTCGCCGGCATGAACCGCGCATGCCTGCCTGCCGCCGAGCAGGACGGGGTGCTCTTCATGACCGGCATGCGCATTCACCGGCTGCGCCGCGTACGCCACTGGGCCCCGGTGCTGCGCGCCATGACGCGCATGCTCACCAGTCAGGCGAAGGACCCCGACTCCGGCGTGCTCGACACCCGCACCTGGGTCTCGGGTCGCGTGCTCATGGTGATGCAGCACTGGCGCTCCGCCGAGGAGCTCGGGGCCTTCGCCTCCGATCCCGACCACCCGCACGCAGCCGCCATGCGCGACTTCAACCGACGAGTCGCCGGCTCCGGCGACGTGGGCATCTGGCACGAGACGTACGCGGTCTCGGGCGAGGCGACCGAGGCGCTCTACGGCAACATGCCGACCTTCGGTCTCGCGAAGGCGTACGGCAGCGTCGACCTGGGCGCAGCGGCCGGCGCGGTGACCGCGCGGGTGCACGGGTCGGCGGGCGATCGCACCCTGGGTCAGGACGCCTGA
- a CDS encoding MerR family transcriptional regulator — MASSTYGLAELARAAEVSPTTVKYYLREGLLPAGRLRSATRADYDEHHLRRLRLLRVLREVGGVPVERLRALVEVLDAGGDTLAMLGAGAEALLPPGARADDAAAGLCEEVLQAQGWQVAPDSRLGLALRESLSAVLATASAGPGEVREQVLRYARTADRVGAEDVATLDADDPADLLAQMVVGQVVYGRLLEVMRRVAEAHHAGRRWGRP, encoded by the coding sequence ATGGCGTCAAGCACGTACGGACTGGCCGAGCTCGCCCGCGCGGCCGAGGTGTCCCCGACGACCGTGAAGTACTACCTGCGTGAGGGCCTGCTGCCCGCCGGTCGGTTGCGCAGCGCGACCCGCGCCGACTACGACGAGCACCACCTACGCCGTCTCCGGCTGCTCCGCGTGCTGCGCGAGGTCGGGGGCGTGCCGGTCGAGCGGCTCCGTGCCCTCGTCGAGGTGCTGGACGCGGGCGGGGACACGCTGGCGATGCTCGGGGCGGGCGCCGAAGCACTCCTCCCGCCCGGCGCGCGGGCCGACGACGCGGCCGCCGGACTGTGCGAGGAGGTGCTGCAGGCCCAGGGGTGGCAGGTCGCGCCCGACTCCCGCCTCGGGCTCGCCCTGCGCGAGTCGCTGAGCGCCGTCCTGGCCACGGCCTCGGCGGGGCCGGGGGAGGTGCGCGAGCAGGTGCTGCGCTACGCGAGGACCGCGGACCGGGTCGGCGCCGAGGACGTCGCCACCCTCGACGCCGACGACCCGGCCGACCTGCTCGCCCAGATGGTGGTCGGGCAGGTGGTCTACGGGCGCCTGCTGGAGGTCATGCGCCGGGTCGCGGAGGCGCACCACGCCGGGCGACGTTGGGGCCGTCCCTGA
- a CDS encoding helicase-associated domain-containing protein yields MSSHAPRTLAEQLRAWPEERVARLLELRPDLAQPAPQDSAQLAARVGTRSSVVRAVDRLTLLELAVLDAVVLHEGRVSLPRLLQVVHASEEAVADATARLRDAALLWGTEQDLRALSTLRDVVGTALSGLGERLGQLPRGADVDDVLAERGGRTTTRPVDEPPELVTASRTARIVDQAGAGAAAEIVRLVADLLESWGSPTPGPPGVLRSGGLSVRDHRATARALGLEEDLAALVVETAAAAGLLAEGTDGDGDPAWLPTDAYDGWRRLDVAEAWGRLAAAWLGSPRLRGAVGRDRKPHHVLAPGSERAWLVDVRREVLEEVMTLGPTEGLDGEAGEQSLLERVRWRRPRRPPGRTQAVAVTWTDLAAYGVVGLGAPTSFGRTLVDEGPEAAAHVLAPLLPEPVDHVLLQADLTAVAPGPLEHDLADAIAAVADVESRGAATTYRFTASSVRRAMDVGWAAADVHELLRTRSRTPVPQALTYLVDDVARRFGTLRVGVAAAFLRSDDEAALAALVNDPRASSWGLRLLAPTVVVSDTTVPVLLPRLRELGLAPVVESPDGTVRLARPDALRARTPRPRRPAEVRTRPGDPASLAVAATRALRAGDAAAASRPADATGTRLTPTEVVTALREATEAASTVWIQYVDADGRTRELVIEPRRVGDGIVSALDHRSDRMRDFSLHRISAVRSVEA; encoded by the coding sequence ATGTCCTCCCACGCGCCGCGAACCCTCGCCGAGCAGCTGCGCGCCTGGCCCGAAGAGCGGGTGGCGCGCCTGCTGGAGCTGCGCCCGGACCTGGCCCAGCCGGCCCCCCAGGACTCCGCGCAGCTCGCTGCCCGGGTCGGGACGCGCAGCTCGGTGGTGCGGGCGGTCGACCGTCTGACACTGCTCGAGCTGGCCGTGCTCGACGCGGTGGTGCTGCACGAGGGCCGCGTGTCGCTGCCGCGACTCCTGCAGGTCGTGCACGCCTCCGAGGAGGCCGTGGCGGACGCGACGGCCCGGCTCCGCGACGCGGCCCTGCTCTGGGGCACCGAGCAGGACCTGCGGGCGCTGAGCACCCTGCGCGACGTCGTGGGCACCGCGCTGTCGGGACTCGGCGAGAGACTGGGCCAGCTGCCCCGTGGGGCCGACGTCGACGACGTGCTCGCCGAGCGCGGGGGTCGCACGACCACGAGGCCCGTCGACGAGCCACCCGAGCTGGTCACGGCGTCCCGCACGGCTCGGATCGTCGACCAGGCGGGCGCCGGCGCCGCCGCCGAGATCGTGCGTCTGGTCGCTGACCTGCTCGAGTCCTGGGGCAGCCCGACGCCCGGGCCGCCCGGGGTGCTGCGGTCGGGCGGGCTGTCGGTACGCGACCACCGCGCCACCGCCCGTGCGCTGGGTCTGGAGGAGGACCTTGCAGCCCTGGTGGTGGAGACGGCCGCAGCAGCGGGGCTGCTCGCCGAGGGCACGGACGGCGACGGCGACCCGGCGTGGCTGCCCACCGACGCGTACGACGGCTGGCGTCGACTCGACGTCGCCGAGGCGTGGGGGCGCCTCGCGGCGGCGTGGCTCGGCTCCCCCCGGCTGCGTGGCGCGGTCGGGCGCGACCGCAAGCCGCACCACGTGCTGGCGCCGGGCTCGGAGCGGGCGTGGCTCGTCGACGTGCGCCGTGAGGTGCTCGAGGAGGTCATGACGCTGGGCCCCACCGAGGGGCTCGACGGCGAGGCGGGTGAGCAGTCGCTGCTCGAGCGCGTGCGGTGGCGGCGACCTCGGCGCCCGCCGGGGCGTACGCAGGCCGTCGCCGTCACCTGGACCGACCTCGCCGCGTACGGGGTGGTCGGGCTCGGGGCTCCCACGTCGTTCGGCCGCACCCTGGTCGACGAGGGACCCGAGGCCGCCGCGCACGTGCTGGCGCCCCTGCTGCCCGAGCCGGTCGACCACGTGCTGCTGCAGGCCGATCTCACCGCCGTCGCGCCGGGCCCCCTCGAGCACGACCTCGCCGACGCGATCGCGGCAGTGGCGGACGTGGAGTCGCGCGGTGCGGCCACCACCTACCGCTTCACCGCGTCCTCCGTGCGCCGGGCGATGGACGTCGGGTGGGCGGCTGCCGACGTGCACGAGCTGCTGCGGACGCGGTCCCGCACCCCGGTGCCCCAGGCCCTGACCTATCTGGTCGACGACGTGGCCCGTCGTTTCGGGACGCTGCGTGTCGGGGTCGCCGCGGCCTTCCTTCGCTCCGACGACGAGGCCGCCCTCGCCGCGCTGGTGAACGATCCGCGCGCGTCGTCGTGGGGTCTGCGTCTGCTCGCGCCGACGGTGGTCGTGAGCGACACGACGGTGCCGGTGCTGCTGCCGCGCCTGCGGGAGCTGGGCCTGGCGCCGGTCGTCGAGTCCCCCGACGGCACCGTGCGGCTCGCGCGCCCCGACGCCCTGCGGGCGCGTACGCCGCGACCCCGCCGACCGGCCGAGGTCCGCACCCGGCCCGGGGACCCCGCATCGCTCGCGGTTGCAGCGACGCGGGCGTTGCGGGCAGGGGACGCCGCGGCCGCGTCCCGTCCTGCCGATGCGACGGGCACACGACTGACCCCGACCGAGGTGGTCACCGCGCTGCGCGAGGCCACCGAGGCCGCGTCGACGGTGTGGATCCAGTACGTCGACGCCGACGGGCGCACGCGTGAGCTGGTCATCGAACCGCGTCGCGTGGGCGACGGGATCGTCTCGGCACTGGACCACCGCAGCGACCGGATGCGCGACTTCTCGCTGCACCGCATCAGCGCCGTCCGATCGGTCGAGGCCTGA
- a CDS encoding histone deacetylase: MLVTGARGRRRRRLRSGAVSEVWYVSYGSNMSAARLQCYLVGGCPPGGRRENPGARLATAPTRSAAVELPGSVYFAGESPQWGGGTAFYDHDTPGPAAARAYLVTAGQLADIFRQEMYLAPFDGDPVERVAASLPDDDRHAAGDGVYETLVAVGRLDGLPMLTFTSPHGAADVPHTEPAPAYLATMATGLVEAHGWDEERAYAYLAGLTPPGRR; the protein is encoded by the coding sequence ATGCTAGTGACCGGCGCCCGGGGCCGGCGCCGGCGTCGGCTACGGTCGGGCGCCGTGAGCGAGGTCTGGTACGTCTCCTACGGCTCGAACATGTCCGCGGCACGCCTGCAGTGCTACCTGGTCGGAGGCTGTCCGCCGGGTGGACGGCGCGAGAATCCCGGTGCGCGCCTCGCGACGGCACCGACGAGGTCGGCGGCCGTGGAGCTGCCCGGGTCGGTCTACTTCGCGGGGGAGTCCCCGCAGTGGGGCGGCGGCACCGCCTTCTACGACCACGACACCCCGGGACCCGCCGCGGCCCGCGCCTACCTCGTCACGGCCGGTCAGCTCGCTGACATCTTCCGTCAGGAGATGTATCTGGCGCCCTTCGACGGCGACCCCGTCGAGCGCGTGGCGGCGTCACTGCCCGACGACGACCGTCACGCCGCCGGTGACGGCGTGTACGAGACCCTCGTCGCGGTCGGCCGCCTCGACGGCCTGCCGATGCTGACCTTCACCTCGCCCCACGGTGCGGCGGACGTGCCCCACACGGAGCCGGCGCCCGCGTACCTCGCCACGATGGCGACGGGACTGGTCGAGGCCCACGGCTGGGACGAGGAGCGCGCGTACGCCTACCTCGCCGGCCTCACTCCTCCGGGGCGGCGCTGA
- a CDS encoding DUF421 domain-containing protein produces the protein MWTDSEGTWYQVPLLALMGFALVVVLLRLSGKRTVAKFNMYDMVVTFTIGSLLSSTIVLETVGLMDGAMAMTAVVFLDWLVSLLALRSHRFRRLIKSEPSLLVYDGEMQTDTMRKERIVEEEVVMFMRMHGVDRLSHVKAMVLESHGDVSVFTDSGDGHDVRRSLQRSGVDIPGDQSTGKGTPDAVSAAPEE, from the coding sequence ATGTGGACCGACTCCGAAGGCACCTGGTACCAGGTGCCGCTCCTCGCGCTCATGGGCTTCGCCCTCGTCGTCGTGCTGCTGCGCCTGTCCGGCAAGCGCACGGTCGCGAAGTTCAACATGTACGACATGGTCGTGACCTTCACGATCGGCTCGCTGCTGAGCTCGACGATCGTGCTGGAGACCGTCGGGCTCATGGACGGGGCGATGGCGATGACGGCGGTGGTCTTCCTCGACTGGCTCGTCTCGCTGCTCGCGCTCAGGTCGCACCGCTTCCGTCGTCTCATCAAGTCCGAGCCGAGCCTGCTCGTCTACGACGGCGAGATGCAGACCGACACGATGCGCAAGGAGCGCATCGTCGAGGAGGAGGTCGTCATGTTCATGCGGATGCACGGCGTCGACCGGCTCTCCCACGTCAAGGCGATGGTGCTGGAGTCCCACGGCGACGTGTCGGTGTTCACCGACTCGGGCGACGGCCACGACGTCCGTCGGTCGCTGCAGCGCTCGGGGGTCGACATCCCCGGTGACCAGAGCACCGGCAAGGGCACCCCGGACGCCGTCAGCGCCGCCCCGGAGGAGTGA
- a CDS encoding S8 family serine peptidase codes for MTGTYASRLATGVLTVLLGVSGLLVSGAPSAGAVTPVAPTSRSVLDPGTPVSAGAWIVLTRTVADRDAVLAGSGAQPTYTYGQAVSGFAADLDAAAVRRLASDDRVVRLEPVVRQRLAGVGPSRLTAAARGDLPGLDTAFANVGGSSRAGAGVVVGFVDSGLWPDSPVFAPVPAQSGARAAFAGTCATGPDWPSSACTDKVVGARWFVEGFGRGGLSSLERVSPRDVVGHGTEVASLAVGDADVVARVGRSALGQVRGAAPAASAAVYKACWTAPDPDDDGCATSDVVAALDAAVADGVDVVVYGAAGTRAGDAVSRALLGVRDAGIVPVTPAGNGATITEAVPWGLTVGASRTLTRPGSVDVSGGPRLEGTMVAEGLSRPAPLLRSVDLRARGVGRTAAALCRPGSLSSEAAGAIVLCDRGGNPRVEKSATVAEAGGVGMVLTNVAGGADDTPADLHSVPTVHLAVAEAQRLRAVLSARSDVRARLDPRASAPVPAPVLADFSSRTASDDARGPQFLGADVLAPGVDLLSATSPATDGESWGFVSGTSYAAARVAGAAALLLGDRPGRSVDEVVSSVVSTSYQVLGDASPLAQGNGLIDPSRVLNPGLAVSAEDPGFDGWLRGDRAPARVQTPSLVLGDVTAPTRVVRTLRNVSGSRATWTFAATGVPGYRVTAQPASVTLAPGERVDVRLRIVPAPGSRSFVGGRLEWDSSTRPDVRLPLALRSSELSATRAAPRRGASSTVTTTSGSVPAVTVLLPSPR; via the coding sequence ATGACCGGCACGTACGCCTCGCGCCTGGCCACGGGTGTCCTGACCGTGCTGCTGGGCGTCTCCGGCCTGCTGGTCTCCGGCGCTCCGAGCGCAGGCGCCGTCACGCCCGTCGCACCCACGAGTCGGTCCGTGCTCGACCCCGGCACCCCGGTCTCCGCCGGTGCGTGGATCGTGCTCACGCGCACGGTCGCGGACCGCGACGCCGTGCTCGCCGGCAGCGGCGCGCAGCCGACGTACACCTACGGGCAGGCCGTGTCCGGCTTCGCCGCCGACCTCGACGCCGCGGCCGTCCGTCGCCTCGCCTCCGACGACCGGGTGGTGCGCCTGGAACCGGTCGTCCGCCAGCGTCTCGCCGGGGTGGGCCCTTCGCGCCTCACGGCGGCCGCACGCGGTGACCTGCCGGGGCTGGACACCGCGTTCGCGAACGTCGGTGGCAGCTCACGCGCCGGCGCCGGCGTGGTGGTGGGCTTCGTCGACTCCGGGCTGTGGCCCGACAGCCCGGTGTTCGCGCCCGTCCCCGCGCAGAGCGGTGCCCGCGCCGCCTTCGCCGGGACGTGCGCGACCGGCCCGGACTGGCCGTCCTCCGCCTGCACCGACAAGGTCGTGGGGGCTCGTTGGTTCGTCGAGGGCTTCGGGCGCGGCGGGCTCTCCAGCCTCGAGAGGGTCTCCCCTCGCGACGTGGTCGGGCACGGCACCGAGGTCGCCTCGCTCGCCGTCGGCGACGCGGACGTGGTCGCGCGTGTGGGCCGCTCGGCGCTCGGACAGGTCCGCGGCGCCGCACCGGCCGCCTCGGCGGCGGTGTACAAGGCGTGCTGGACGGCTCCGGACCCCGACGACGACGGGTGTGCGACCTCCGACGTCGTGGCGGCCCTCGACGCCGCGGTGGCAGACGGGGTCGACGTGGTCGTCTACGGCGCCGCCGGCACTCGGGCCGGCGACGCCGTCTCGCGGGCCCTGCTCGGCGTACGCGATGCGGGGATCGTGCCCGTGACCCCGGCCGGCAACGGCGCGACGATCACCGAGGCCGTGCCCTGGGGGCTGACCGTGGGTGCGAGTCGCACCCTGACCCGGCCGGGCAGCGTCGACGTGAGCGGCGGTCCCCGTCTCGAGGGCACCATGGTGGCCGAGGGCCTCTCCCGTCCCGCCCCGCTCCTCCGGTCGGTCGACCTGAGGGCCCGGGGTGTGGGCCGCACCGCCGCGGCTTTGTGCCGTCCCGGCAGCCTGTCGTCGGAGGCCGCCGGCGCCATCGTGCTCTGCGACCGCGGCGGCAACCCGCGCGTGGAGAAGTCCGCCACCGTCGCCGAGGCCGGCGGCGTCGGCATGGTGCTGACGAACGTGGCCGGTGGGGCCGACGACACCCCGGCCGACCTGCACTCGGTGCCGACCGTGCACCTCGCCGTCGCCGAGGCGCAGCGGCTCCGGGCCGTCCTCTCGGCCAGGTCGGACGTGCGCGCGCGTCTGGACCCGCGGGCCTCGGCGCCAGTACCGGCGCCCGTGCTCGCCGACTTCTCCTCGCGCACGGCCTCGGACGACGCGCGCGGACCGCAGTTCCTGGGTGCCGACGTCCTCGCCCCGGGCGTCGACCTGCTCAGCGCCACCTCCCCCGCCACCGACGGTGAGTCCTGGGGCTTCGTCTCCGGCACCTCCTACGCCGCCGCACGCGTGGCCGGGGCCGCCGCGCTGCTGCTGGGCGACCGTCCGGGCCGCAGCGTCGACGAGGTCGTCTCCTCGGTCGTCTCCACGAGCTACCAGGTGCTGGGCGACGCCTCGCCGCTCGCGCAGGGCAACGGCCTGATCGACCCGAGTCGGGTGCTCAACCCCGGGTTGGCCGTCAGCGCCGAGGACCCCGGCTTCGACGGCTGGCTGCGCGGCGACCGTGCCCCCGCGCGCGTGCAGACCCCCTCCCTCGTGCTCGGTGACGTCACCGCGCCGACCCGGGTTGTGCGTACGCTGCGCAACGTCAGCGGCAGCCGCGCCACCTGGACCTTCGCCGCGACGGGCGTCCCCGGCTACCGCGTGACCGCACAGCCGGCGTCGGTGACGCTCGCCCCCGGCGAACGCGTCGACGTACGCCTGCGGATCGTCCCGGCCCCGGGCAGCCGCTCCTTCGTCGGCGGGCGGCTCGAGTGGGACTCGAGCACCCGCCCGGACGTACGCCTGCCGCTCGCCCTGCGGTCCTCGGAGCTCTCGGCCACCCGCGCTGCCCCACGACGCGGTGCGAGCTCGACCGTCACGACCACGTCGGGGTCCGTCCCCGCCGTGACGGTGCTCCTCCCCTCCCCCCGCTGA
- a CDS encoding cold-shock protein, whose product MPTGKVKWYDADKGFGFLAREEGEDVFVRSDALPTGVTTLKPGTRVEFGIAQGRRGDQALQVRVLDKTPSVSRRDRKKPADMEPIVEDLIRLLEGVQQAYRAGRHPDARTAAPTAKLLRALADELDA is encoded by the coding sequence GTGCCGACCGGCAAGGTGAAGTGGTACGACGCCGACAAGGGCTTCGGGTTCCTCGCACGCGAGGAGGGCGAGGACGTGTTCGTACGCTCCGACGCCCTGCCCACGGGGGTGACCACGCTGAAGCCGGGCACCCGCGTCGAGTTCGGCATCGCCCAGGGCCGTCGCGGCGACCAGGCGCTTCAGGTGCGCGTGCTCGACAAGACGCCGTCCGTGAGCCGCCGCGACCGCAAGAAGCCGGCCGACATGGAGCCGATCGTGGAGGACCTGATCCGCCTGCTCGAGGGCGTCCAGCAGGCCTACCGGGCCGGACGCCACCCCGACGCGCGCACGGCCGCCCCGACCGCGAAGTTGCTGCGGGCCCTCGCCGACGAGCTCGACGCCTGA